A single region of the Lycium barbarum isolate Lr01 chromosome 2, ASM1917538v2, whole genome shotgun sequence genome encodes:
- the LOC132628554 gene encoding uncharacterized protein LOC132628554 produces the protein METVSYNINGKIWIFVEVGIQVEILKDTDQLLSFKLTQLDGGQDFVMTVIYASTDRDTRKALCEDLYDIATHINLPWLVGGDFNVITEAAEKYGGLPVQFAETEDFRHCINSCQLADLGFTGSMFTWWNGRSDEACIFKRLDRCLGNQALQNIYPNLEVDHLIKQAQIPSITSIPLSIWSKETYGDIFKQIATLEEVVQIHDQEFEQHPSSLNRKKLQKVQADLIRFYAVEEKFWKHKVGMQWFKDGNRNTKFFHAHVNGKRRRLQLKRIQDSGGVWLEAEDDIAGEAIRFFTNQFSEENILDALRCLSTYPK, from the exons ATGGAGACTGTTTCTTACAATATAAATGGGAAGATTTGGATATTCGTGGAAGTTGGAATTCAAGTGGAAATTTTGAAGGACACCGACCAACTACTGTCCTTCAAACTTACTCAACTGGATGGTGGACAAGATTTTGTAATGACTGTGATTTATGCTAGTACTGATAGAGATACCAGAAAAGCATTGTGTGAGGATTTATATGATATTGCTACTCATATAAATCTCCCTTGGCTGGTAGGAggagattttaatgtcattactGAAGCTGCAGAAAAATATGGTGGACTTCCAGTGCAGTTTGCAGAGACTGAAGATTTTAGGCACTGTATCAATTCTTGTCAACTAGCTGATCTTGGTTTTACTGGGAGTAtgttcacttggtggaatggaaggTCCGATGAGGCTTGCATTTTTAAAAGATTGGATAGGTGTTTAGGGAATCAAGCACTGCAGAACATTTATCCAAATCTAGAAGTGGATCACCTTATTAAGCAAG CTCAGATCCCTTCTATAACTTCCATCCCCCTTTCTATATGGAGCAAGGAAACCTATGGTGATATTTTCAAACAAATTGCTACATTGGAGGAGGTGGTCCAGATCCATGACCAAGAATTTGAACAACATCCCAGTAGTTTGAATAGAAAGAAATTACAGAAAGTCCAGGCTGATTTGATAAGGTTTTATGCTGTTGAGGAGAAGTTTTGGAAGCATAAGGTAGGGATGCAATGGTTTAAAGATGGGAATAGAAATACCAAATTTTTTCATGCTCATGTTAATGGAAAAAGGAGGAGATTACAACTTAAAAGAATTCAGGATAGTGGTGGAGTATGGCTAGAAGCAGAGGATGATATAGCAGGAGAGGCCATTAGATTCTTCACTAATCAATTCAGTGAAGAAAATATTCTTGATGCTTTGAGATGCTTAAGCACATACCCAAAATGA